One genomic segment of Gossypium arboreum isolate Shixiya-1 chromosome 3, ASM2569848v2, whole genome shotgun sequence includes these proteins:
- the LOC108475813 gene encoding MLP-like protein 28 — MPSLNIKQTTPTSNIVGDTMASSTLTGKLEADVDIKASPEQFHEMFAHKPHHVHHKIQGCDLHEGERGKVGIIVHWSYVHDGKAKKAKEVVEAVDPDKNFITFRVIEGDLMEEYKSFVAMILVSPKSKDSGSIVHWTLEYEKLHDGIAHPETLLQLV, encoded by the exons ATGCCTAGCCTAAACATCAAACAAACCACTCCCACATCAAACATTGTGGGTGATACAATGGCATCTTCAACTCTTACAGGTAAGCTTGAGGCAGATGTAGATATTAAGGCTTCTCCCGAGCAGTTCCATGAAATGTTCGCCCACAAACCACATCACGTGCACCACAAGATTCAAGGATGCGATCTACATGAAGGTGAAAGAGGGAAAGTCGGTATCATTGTCCACTGGAGTTATGTGCATG ATGGAAAGGCTAAAAAGGCAAAGGAAGTAGTGGAAGCGGTAGACcctgataagaatttcatcactTTCAGAGTGATTGAAGGAGATCTAATGGAAGAGTACAAGAGCTTTGTAGCTATGATTCTAGTTTCGCCCAAGAGCAAGGATAGTGGCAGCATAGTGCACTGGACTTTGGAATACGAGAAGCTACACGATGGGATTGCGCACCCCGAGACTCTACTGCAATTGGTTTAA